One Drosophila willistoni isolate 14030-0811.24 chromosome 2R unlocalized genomic scaffold, UCI_dwil_1.1 Seg167, whole genome shotgun sequence DNA segment encodes these proteins:
- the LOC6643793 gene encoding protein numb isoform X2 — MGNSSSHTHEPLERGFTRGKFGDVKNGKSASFRFSKKSPKKMDRLRRSFRDSFRRRKDRVPESSKPHQWQADEEAVRSATCSFSVKYLGCVEVFESRGMQVCEEALKVLRQSRRRPVRGLLHVSGDGLRVVDDETKGLIVDQTIEKVSFCAPDRNHERGFSYICRDGTTRRWMCHGFLASKDSGERLSHAVGCAFAVCLERKQRRDKECGVTMTFDTKNSTFTRTGSFRQPTLTERLAMATAGTHERSVDGPPSSSMPGPPAATVKPFNPFAIERPHATPVMLERQGSFRLSTIGSQSPFKRQMSLRVNDLPSNADRQKAFLAAASGNPLHTPLRSVSPIAEVSPAKSTGDSSAAAAAADSVSQLCQELSQGLSLLTQTHAQLVAEDDLNFNNNRSINQNIIAAEKHQVISYNVTPTAQSPTRSDQSMESSTDLPNAEQWLGQVVRSTSPAAPLKRPTYLANVGRAQTLAASAVPASNSSGGGGGPDDPFDAEWVANVAAAKQMSPDLPNNSITGTRSPLARHSTNPFISPPKAPAQSFQVQL, encoded by the exons ATGGGAAACTCATCGTCACACACGCACGAACCACTCGAGCGCGGCTTCACACGCGGAAAATTCGGTGATGTCAAGAATGGG aaatcgGCCTCATTTCGGTTTAGCAAGAAATCACCTAAGAAAATGGATCGTTTGCGACGCTCCTTTCGCGATTCGTTTCGCCGTCGCAAGGATCGTGTGCCAGAGTCCTCGAAGCCACATCAATGGCAGGCCGATGAAGAGGCCGTTCGTTCGGCCACCTGTTCTTTTTCGGTTAAGTATCTTGGCTGTGTTGAGGTCTTCGAGTCACGCGGCATGCAGGTCTGTGAAGAGGCCCTCAAGGTTCTAAGG CAATCTCGTCGACGTCCTGTGCGTGGTCTTCTTCATGTCAGTGGCGATGGCCTTCGTGTGGTAGATGACGAGACAAAGGGCCTGATAGTGGATCAAACCATCGAGAAGGTCAGCTTCTGTGCACCGGATCGCAATCACGAGCGTGGTTTCAGCTACATATGCCGCGATGGCACCACCCGTCGATGGATGTGTCATGGGTTCTTGGCCTCAAAGGATTCTGGCGAACGTTTGTCCCATGCGGTTGGATGCGCTTTTGCTGTTTGCTTGGAACGCAAGCAACGCAGGGACAAAGAGTGCGGTGTCACAATGACCTTTGACACCAAGAACTCGACATTCACACGGACTGGGTCGTTCCGTCAGCCAACATTGACCGAGCGACTGGCCATGGCCACAGCGGGTACCCATGAGCGAAGCGTCGATGGTCCACCCTCCTCATCAATGCCAGGACCACCGGCTGCCACAGTGAAACCATTTAATCCTTTTGCTATTGAACGACCACATGCCACACCAGTCATGCTGGAGCGTCAGGGTTCATTTAGACTAAGCACAATTGGTAGTCAGTCGCCGTTTAAGCGTCAAATGTCGCTACGGGTCAATGATCTTCCGTCCAATGCTGATCGTCAGAAGGCTTTCCTGGCGGCCGCTTCGGGTAATCCACTGCATACTCCATTGCGCAGTGTCTCGCCCATAGCTGAGGTTTCGCCAGCCAAATCGACCGGCGATTCTAGTGCAGCCGCCGCAGCTGCTGACTCAGTGAGTCAACTTTGCCAGGAACTGAGTCAGGGCCTGTCGCTTCTCACCCAAACCCATGCCCAATTAGTGGCCGAAGATGATCTGAATTTTAATAACAATCGCAGTATCAACCAGAATATCATAGCCGCCGAGAAGCATCAAGTAATCTCGTACAATGTCACGCCCACAGCTCAG TCCCCAACGCGCTCCGATCAGAGCATGGAGTCATCCACTGACTTGCCCAATGCTGAGCAATGGCTGGGTCAAGTAGTCCGCAGTACCTCACCAGCTGCACCGTTGAAACGGCCAACCTATCTGGCCAATGTCGGCAGGGCGCAGACTTTGGCTGCCAGCGCAGTTCCAGCTTCCAATagcagcggcggcggtggtggacCCGATGATCCCTTCGATGCCGAATGGGTGGCCAATGTGGCGGCTGCCAAACAGATGTCACCCGATTTGCCTAACAACTCTATCACAGGAACACGTTCACCGCTAGCCAGGCATAGTACCAATCCGTTTATCTCACCGCCCAAGGCGCCAGCGCAATCATTCCAAGTGCAGCTGTaa
- the LOC6643793 gene encoding protein numb isoform X3 — protein MDRLRRSFRDSFRRRKDRVPESSKPHQWQADEEAVRSATCSFSVKYLGCVEVFESRGMQVCEEALKVLRQSRRRPVRGLLHVSGDGLRVVDDETKGLIVDQTIEKVSFCAPDRNHERGFSYICRDGTTRRWMCHGFLASKDSGERLSHAVGCAFAVCLERKQRRDKECGVTMTFDTKNSTFTRTGSFRQPTLTERLAMATAGTHERSVDGPPSSSMPGPPAATVKPFNPFAIERPHATPVMLERQGSFRLSTIGSQSPFKRQMSLRVNDLPSNADRQKAFLAAASGNPLHTPLRSVSPIAEVSPAKSTGDSSAAAAAADSVSQLCQELSQGLSLLTQTHAQLVAEDDLNFNNNRSINQNIIAAEKHQVISYNVTPTAQVTPRVVSTTPTYQTLTSQSPTRSDQSMESSTDLPNAEQWLGQVVRSTSPAAPLKRPTYLANVGRAQTLAASAVPASNSSGGGGGPDDPFDAEWVANVAAAKQMSPDLPNNSITGTRSPLARHSTNPFISPPKAPAQSFQVQL, from the exons ATGGATCGTTTGCGACGCTCCTTTCGCGATTCGTTTCGCCGTCGCAAGGATCGTGTGCCAGAGTCCTCGAAGCCACATCAATGGCAGGCCGATGAAGAGGCCGTTCGTTCGGCCACCTGTTCTTTTTCGGTTAAGTATCTTGGCTGTGTTGAGGTCTTCGAGTCACGCGGCATGCAGGTCTGTGAAGAGGCCCTCAAGGTTCTAAGG CAATCTCGTCGACGTCCTGTGCGTGGTCTTCTTCATGTCAGTGGCGATGGCCTTCGTGTGGTAGATGACGAGACAAAGGGCCTGATAGTGGATCAAACCATCGAGAAGGTCAGCTTCTGTGCACCGGATCGCAATCACGAGCGTGGTTTCAGCTACATATGCCGCGATGGCACCACCCGTCGATGGATGTGTCATGGGTTCTTGGCCTCAAAGGATTCTGGCGAACGTTTGTCCCATGCGGTTGGATGCGCTTTTGCTGTTTGCTTGGAACGCAAGCAACGCAGGGACAAAGAGTGCGGTGTCACAATGACCTTTGACACCAAGAACTCGACATTCACACGGACTGGGTCGTTCCGTCAGCCAACATTGACCGAGCGACTGGCCATGGCCACAGCGGGTACCCATGAGCGAAGCGTCGATGGTCCACCCTCCTCATCAATGCCAGGACCACCGGCTGCCACAGTGAAACCATTTAATCCTTTTGCTATTGAACGACCACATGCCACACCAGTCATGCTGGAGCGTCAGGGTTCATTTAGACTAAGCACAATTGGTAGTCAGTCGCCGTTTAAGCGTCAAATGTCGCTACGGGTCAATGATCTTCCGTCCAATGCTGATCGTCAGAAGGCTTTCCTGGCGGCCGCTTCGGGTAATCCACTGCATACTCCATTGCGCAGTGTCTCGCCCATAGCTGAGGTTTCGCCAGCCAAATCGACCGGCGATTCTAGTGCAGCCGCCGCAGCTGCTGACTCAGTGAGTCAACTTTGCCAGGAACTGAGTCAGGGCCTGTCGCTTCTCACCCAAACCCATGCCCAATTAGTGGCCGAAGATGATCTGAATTTTAATAACAATCGCAGTATCAACCAGAATATCATAGCCGCCGAGAAGCATCAAGTAATCTCGTACAATGTCACGCCCACAGCTCAGGTAACCCCTCGTGTAGTTAGCACAACGCCGACTTATCAGACCCTTACCTCACAGTCCCCAACGCGCTCCGATCAGAGCATGGAGTCATCCACTGACTTGCCCAATGCTGAGCAATGGCTGGGTCAAGTAGTCCGCAGTACCTCACCAGCTGCACCGTTGAAACGGCCAACCTATCTGGCCAATGTCGGCAGGGCGCAGACTTTGGCTGCCAGCGCAGTTCCAGCTTCCAATagcagcggcggcggtggtggacCCGATGATCCCTTCGATGCCGAATGGGTGGCCAATGTGGCGGCTGCCAAACAGATGTCACCCGATTTGCCTAACAACTCTATCACAGGAACACGTTCACCGCTAGCCAGGCATAGTACCAATCCGTTTATCTCACCGCCCAAGGCGCCAGCGCAATCATTCCAAGTGCAGCTGTaa
- the LOC6643793 gene encoding protein numb isoform X1, protein MGNSSSHTHEPLERGFTRGKFGDVKNGKSASFRFSKKSPKKMDRLRRSFRDSFRRRKDRVPESSKPHQWQADEEAVRSATCSFSVKYLGCVEVFESRGMQVCEEALKVLRQSRRRPVRGLLHVSGDGLRVVDDETKGLIVDQTIEKVSFCAPDRNHERGFSYICRDGTTRRWMCHGFLASKDSGERLSHAVGCAFAVCLERKQRRDKECGVTMTFDTKNSTFTRTGSFRQPTLTERLAMATAGTHERSVDGPPSSSMPGPPAATVKPFNPFAIERPHATPVMLERQGSFRLSTIGSQSPFKRQMSLRVNDLPSNADRQKAFLAAASGNPLHTPLRSVSPIAEVSPAKSTGDSSAAAAAADSVSQLCQELSQGLSLLTQTHAQLVAEDDLNFNNNRSINQNIIAAEKHQVISYNVTPTAQVTPRVVSTTPTYQTLTSQSPTRSDQSMESSTDLPNAEQWLGQVVRSTSPAAPLKRPTYLANVGRAQTLAASAVPASNSSGGGGGPDDPFDAEWVANVAAAKQMSPDLPNNSITGTRSPLARHSTNPFISPPKAPAQSFQVQL, encoded by the exons ATGGGAAACTCATCGTCACACACGCACGAACCACTCGAGCGCGGCTTCACACGCGGAAAATTCGGTGATGTCAAGAATGGG aaatcgGCCTCATTTCGGTTTAGCAAGAAATCACCTAAGAAAATGGATCGTTTGCGACGCTCCTTTCGCGATTCGTTTCGCCGTCGCAAGGATCGTGTGCCAGAGTCCTCGAAGCCACATCAATGGCAGGCCGATGAAGAGGCCGTTCGTTCGGCCACCTGTTCTTTTTCGGTTAAGTATCTTGGCTGTGTTGAGGTCTTCGAGTCACGCGGCATGCAGGTCTGTGAAGAGGCCCTCAAGGTTCTAAGG CAATCTCGTCGACGTCCTGTGCGTGGTCTTCTTCATGTCAGTGGCGATGGCCTTCGTGTGGTAGATGACGAGACAAAGGGCCTGATAGTGGATCAAACCATCGAGAAGGTCAGCTTCTGTGCACCGGATCGCAATCACGAGCGTGGTTTCAGCTACATATGCCGCGATGGCACCACCCGTCGATGGATGTGTCATGGGTTCTTGGCCTCAAAGGATTCTGGCGAACGTTTGTCCCATGCGGTTGGATGCGCTTTTGCTGTTTGCTTGGAACGCAAGCAACGCAGGGACAAAGAGTGCGGTGTCACAATGACCTTTGACACCAAGAACTCGACATTCACACGGACTGGGTCGTTCCGTCAGCCAACATTGACCGAGCGACTGGCCATGGCCACAGCGGGTACCCATGAGCGAAGCGTCGATGGTCCACCCTCCTCATCAATGCCAGGACCACCGGCTGCCACAGTGAAACCATTTAATCCTTTTGCTATTGAACGACCACATGCCACACCAGTCATGCTGGAGCGTCAGGGTTCATTTAGACTAAGCACAATTGGTAGTCAGTCGCCGTTTAAGCGTCAAATGTCGCTACGGGTCAATGATCTTCCGTCCAATGCTGATCGTCAGAAGGCTTTCCTGGCGGCCGCTTCGGGTAATCCACTGCATACTCCATTGCGCAGTGTCTCGCCCATAGCTGAGGTTTCGCCAGCCAAATCGACCGGCGATTCTAGTGCAGCCGCCGCAGCTGCTGACTCAGTGAGTCAACTTTGCCAGGAACTGAGTCAGGGCCTGTCGCTTCTCACCCAAACCCATGCCCAATTAGTGGCCGAAGATGATCTGAATTTTAATAACAATCGCAGTATCAACCAGAATATCATAGCCGCCGAGAAGCATCAAGTAATCTCGTACAATGTCACGCCCACAGCTCAGGTAACCCCTCGTGTAGTTAGCACAACGCCGACTTATCAGACCCTTACCTCACAGTCCCCAACGCGCTCCGATCAGAGCATGGAGTCATCCACTGACTTGCCCAATGCTGAGCAATGGCTGGGTCAAGTAGTCCGCAGTACCTCACCAGCTGCACCGTTGAAACGGCCAACCTATCTGGCCAATGTCGGCAGGGCGCAGACTTTGGCTGCCAGCGCAGTTCCAGCTTCCAATagcagcggcggcggtggtggacCCGATGATCCCTTCGATGCCGAATGGGTGGCCAATGTGGCGGCTGCCAAACAGATGTCACCCGATTTGCCTAACAACTCTATCACAGGAACACGTTCACCGCTAGCCAGGCATAGTACCAATCCGTTTATCTCACCGCCCAAGGCGCCAGCGCAATCATTCCAAGTGCAGCTGTaa